A single genomic interval of Apteryx mantelli isolate bAptMan1 chromosome 19, bAptMan1.hap1, whole genome shotgun sequence harbors:
- the LOC136993669 gene encoding uncharacterized protein, with translation MLLRSAREAPAKERESGGGEAPAKERESGGGEVPVILPVESQEPPPVYPWQDLAQDREGWGVDGTEPEDCVPGAVLRKTLSEEDRTLLPWAPAEEGAVDGESQAVQRGRKGNGQSERRDQSSTLKGGRKVRVRLPVEEESGEDSSDEEGGGLREVTRRLRGCAIGETQPKGKPKGGEEATTSPVDTLLRALEEIRREVMATTEASRAVYEELGKLVKVEPPWTKIKQTHAESFTEFCDRLQRAIAESDLPPEAQGPVMMECLWQQSDAMTQDILKTIPKGTPLSVVIRTVLQKQNQGTAAAQALVTAVDQMRKGPQRCFSCGYHREEGRRQTGCCCMAALMFIAGFMIPGTAESYWRR, from the exons atgctcctgcggagcgcgagggaggccccggcgaaagaacgggagagtgggggcggggaggccccggcgaaagaacgggagagcggaggcggggaggttccagtgatcctaccagtggaatcccaggagccgcctccggtgtatccctggcaagatctcgcacaagacagagagggatggggggtcgacgggaccgaacccgaggattgcgtgcctggcgcagttttgaggaagacgcttagtgaggaagataggaccctgctgccgtgggccccggcagaggagggtgctgtagatggggagagtcaggcagtgcagcgagggaggaagggtaacggccaatcagagcggagagaccagagttcgaccttgaaaggagggaggaaggttcgggtgagattgccggttgaggaggagagcggagaagatagcagcgacgaggaaggcgggggcttgcgagaagttacgcgcaggctgcgggggtgtgcaataggagagacacagccgaaagggaagccgaagggcggagaagaagcaacaacatccccggtcgacaccctattgcgtgcattagaggaaataaggcgggaggtcatggccacaacagaggcttcgcgggccgtgtatgaagaactcgggaagctagtaaaggtagagccaccctggacaaagataaaacagacacacgcagagagcttcactgaattctgtgacaggctccagcgggccattgcagagtcagacttgccccctgaggcccagggtccggtcatgatggagtgcctctggcagcagagtgacgccatgacgcaggacatcctgaaaacgatccctaaaggaacaccactttcggttgtcatccgcacggtactgcaaaaacagaatcagggaacagcagcagcgcaggctcttgtcacggcggtggaccagatgagaaagggaccacagcgttgcttctcttgtggatatcacagggaagagg ggcgacgccagacgggatgctgctgcatggctgcattgatgtttatcgccggcttcatgattccggggaccgcagagtcatactggaggagatga